In one window of Lacticaseibacillus casei DSM 20011 = JCM 1134 = ATCC 393 DNA:
- a CDS encoding DUF871 domain-containing protein, with protein MGKLGISLYPEQTTVAQATAYLEAARQFGYRRLFTSLLQLSGDHGRDQLAVFKAVVAKANQLGFQTIVDIAPPLFKELGIDYYDLSFFHDLGVWGLRLDEGFTGQEEALMTHNQYGLKIELNMSAGTNAIDAIMSFGPRRSNLLGCHNFYPQEYTGLGDERMVAYSQKFRQYGLRTAAFISAPSADHGPWPVSEGLPTLESDRHRSIASQVHHLRLTEVIDDVLIGNALASEADLKAAALAFFCPYPTLWMTTEPALADLEAKIAFSEAHLYRGDASDYLIRDTQPRVRYAGQPLPAHDATGILHRGDVVVVNETYKRYAGELQIVLRDLPNDGRRNKIGQLTDEDLALLSLLKPWRTFMLKRVAN; from the coding sequence ATGGGCAAACTTGGCATCAGCCTCTATCCGGAACAAACAACGGTCGCGCAGGCAACTGCCTATTTGGAAGCTGCCCGGCAATTCGGTTACCGCCGGCTTTTCACGTCACTGCTACAACTGTCAGGAGACCACGGTCGCGATCAGCTTGCGGTTTTCAAAGCCGTGGTGGCCAAGGCCAATCAACTTGGTTTTCAAACCATTGTCGATATTGCGCCGCCGCTGTTTAAAGAACTGGGCATTGACTATTATGACCTGAGTTTCTTCCATGACTTAGGCGTTTGGGGCCTGCGTCTTGATGAAGGCTTCACCGGTCAGGAAGAAGCCTTGATGACGCATAACCAATATGGTCTGAAAATCGAACTCAACATGAGTGCCGGGACGAATGCAATCGATGCGATCATGTCCTTTGGTCCGCGGCGGTCGAACTTACTAGGTTGTCACAACTTTTATCCGCAAGAATACACTGGCTTAGGCGATGAACGGATGGTGGCTTATTCCCAGAAGTTTCGGCAGTATGGACTCCGAACAGCGGCTTTTATCAGTGCGCCGAGTGCGGATCACGGGCCGTGGCCGGTCAGCGAAGGCTTGCCGACATTGGAAAGCGATCGTCACCGTTCGATTGCAAGTCAAGTACATCATCTGCGTTTAACCGAGGTGATTGATGACGTCCTCATTGGCAATGCACTGGCAAGTGAGGCTGATTTAAAAGCAGCCGCATTGGCATTCTTTTGTCCTTATCCGACATTGTGGATGACCACTGAGCCGGCGCTTGCGGATCTCGAAGCCAAAATTGCATTCAGTGAAGCTCACCTGTATCGCGGCGATGCGTCTGATTACCTGATTCGCGATACCCAACCGCGCGTACGTTACGCCGGACAACCGTTGCCGGCACATGATGCCACCGGAATCTTGCACCGCGGGGATGTCGTGGTGGTCAATGAAACTTACAAGCGTTACGCAGGCGAGTTGCAAATCGTGTTGCGTGATCTGCCCAACGATGGGCGCCGCAATAAAATCGGCCAACTGACCGATGAAGATCTGGCGTTGTTGTCATTGTTAAAGCCATGGCGGACGTTTATGCTAAAACGCGTTGCCAACTAG
- a CDS encoding LutC/YkgG family protein: MIDHSNREDFLNAIAEKAGRPRHQLQDHPFEPLNDLPETTLSGHSQDELEAIAKKNSEAVHVTFSTTDKAGLADALNAYIEHDAPKTLILPTTDQYEDFGLRDWTETVAPKPMYWAPGKGRDFNLKQAATADVAIGFADYLLAESGTITIATTPGQGRGFHFLPTHYLAIVKKSNILPRSRQAMGRYDAAIKAGELQTSNINFITGPSNSGDIEMTLVVGVHGPLDMTYLVVEDM; the protein is encoded by the coding sequence ATGATTGATCACAGTAATCGCGAAGACTTTTTAAATGCTATTGCCGAAAAAGCCGGTCGCCCGCGCCACCAGCTACAGGATCATCCGTTTGAACCGCTGAATGACCTGCCGGAAACCACGTTGTCTGGCCATTCGCAAGACGAGTTGGAAGCGATCGCCAAGAAAAATAGCGAAGCCGTGCATGTGACCTTTTCCACGACGGACAAGGCGGGGCTGGCCGATGCGTTGAATGCCTACATCGAACATGACGCGCCGAAAACGCTGATTCTGCCGACAACGGATCAGTATGAGGATTTTGGCCTCCGTGACTGGACGGAAACCGTTGCGCCGAAGCCGATGTATTGGGCGCCGGGAAAGGGCCGCGACTTCAACTTGAAGCAGGCGGCTACGGCTGATGTTGCGATTGGCTTTGCGGATTATCTATTGGCCGAATCCGGCACCATCACCATCGCAACAACGCCGGGGCAGGGCCGCGGGTTCCACTTTTTGCCAACGCATTATCTCGCCATTGTTAAGAAAAGCAACATTTTGCCGCGGTCACGGCAGGCGATGGGTCGTTACGATGCCGCTATCAAAGCGGGTGAGCTGCAAACCAGCAATATTAACTTCATCACCGGGCCATCAAACTCGGGCGATATTGAAATGACGTTGGTTGTTGGGGTGCACGGGCCGCTGGATATGACTTATTTGGTGGTTGAAGATATGTAG
- a CDS encoding alpha-galactosidase has protein sequence MANIEYDPQRQLFHLHNATFSYIIQVIRGYLVKRYCGPALEQFSGTAKLEDFSHAFNIQNDAAPFSLTTLPLEYSTLMGGDYRTPAYAVRNAHGQLIGNLKFHDFQILAGNENFNGTLPTARTPHGQTLIITMHDETDTLAVHLKYTIVGDLPVLLKQVAYRNLSDNTLTITHAASIQLDFDDHAYDLITLTGAHLSEASVTRQPLTPGKKSIASNYGASGPQGVPATILAAPATDDFAGEALGVTLLWSGNFNYTAQVDQFGNSRLVMGLNPELFSWQLKPGKPFVTPEAAVAYTTKGLNDLSHIFHQFFANHVMPVPRRNLIEYNTWESTYFDVSEAKVLAEIPKAEALGVELIVVDDGWFKNRPNDAGQLGDWVPDPVKFPRGLRPVADALHARGLAFGLWVEPEMISENSELYAAHPDWAMQYVGQKPLRSRNQLVLDLSQRIVQDHLIAVLTDLVRTNHIDYLKWDYNRHFSQPGSPVLPPDQQGEVGYRYTRGLYRVLKTLRDTFPKLIIENCSSGGGRLDGGMLAYTDQTWTSDFTDPVYRMKIMNGFSLFFPLKTFVSHFTMSPNLQDSRVTPLRTRALLSLVGVTGIECPPSQLSPAEAAAVKASFAFYKANRAELQNGSLYRLHPSHPNQDQVCWLITDEAKTKAIVLTSAGVIAPISHYQHVLLHYLRPTMSYQINDKKTATGAELNFAGVTLPLAHGDFSATLMTLQAVSHLPQTTTQANGDIAKLPF, from the coding sequence ATGGCAAATATTGAATATGATCCGCAACGCCAGCTTTTTCATCTGCATAACGCGACTTTTAGTTACATTATTCAGGTGATTCGCGGGTACCTTGTGAAGCGTTATTGCGGTCCGGCGCTGGAGCAGTTTTCCGGAACGGCGAAGCTGGAAGATTTCAGCCATGCGTTTAACATTCAAAATGATGCCGCGCCGTTTTCGCTGACCACCCTGCCGCTTGAATATAGTACGCTGATGGGTGGCGATTATCGCACGCCTGCTTATGCCGTGCGAAATGCTCATGGCCAGTTGATCGGTAATCTTAAGTTTCACGATTTTCAGATTTTGGCTGGTAATGAAAACTTCAACGGCACGCTGCCGACTGCGCGGACGCCGCATGGACAGACGCTGATTATTACCATGCATGATGAGACCGATACGTTGGCGGTTCACCTTAAGTACACGATTGTTGGCGATCTGCCGGTATTGCTTAAGCAAGTGGCTTACCGCAATTTGAGTGATAACACCCTGACGATTACCCATGCAGCCAGTATTCAGCTTGATTTTGACGATCATGCCTATGACCTCATTACCTTGACCGGGGCGCATCTGAGTGAAGCCAGTGTGACCCGTCAGCCGCTGACGCCCGGCAAAAAATCAATTGCCAGCAATTATGGCGCGAGTGGCCCACAAGGCGTGCCGGCGACGATTCTGGCAGCCCCCGCGACCGACGATTTTGCCGGCGAGGCGCTGGGCGTCACCCTTTTGTGGAGCGGCAATTTTAATTACACGGCACAGGTGGATCAGTTTGGTAATAGTCGATTGGTGATGGGGTTGAATCCGGAACTCTTTTCCTGGCAGCTTAAGCCCGGCAAGCCGTTTGTTACGCCCGAGGCTGCGGTCGCTTACACGACTAAGGGGCTGAATGATCTGAGTCATATTTTCCATCAGTTCTTCGCCAATCACGTCATGCCGGTGCCGCGGCGGAATCTGATTGAATATAATACGTGGGAATCGACTTATTTTGACGTGAGCGAAGCCAAGGTGCTGGCGGAGATTCCGAAAGCGGAAGCGCTGGGCGTCGAACTGATCGTGGTGGATGACGGCTGGTTTAAAAATCGCCCCAACGATGCTGGTCAGCTCGGCGATTGGGTGCCGGATCCGGTGAAGTTCCCGCGCGGCTTGCGGCCAGTTGCCGATGCCTTGCACGCGCGGGGACTGGCGTTCGGCTTATGGGTTGAGCCGGAAATGATCAGCGAAAATAGCGAACTGTACGCGGCACACCCAGATTGGGCCATGCAATATGTCGGGCAAAAGCCGTTGCGGTCGCGTAATCAATTGGTATTGGACCTCAGCCAGCGCATCGTGCAGGATCATTTGATTGCCGTGTTGACTGACTTGGTCCGCACGAATCACATCGACTATCTAAAATGGGATTACAATCGCCACTTCAGTCAGCCCGGCAGCCCGGTTTTGCCCCCGGATCAACAAGGTGAAGTGGGTTACCGGTACACGCGTGGCTTGTATCGCGTGTTGAAAACATTACGTGACACTTTTCCTAAGCTCATCATCGAAAATTGTTCTTCCGGTGGTGGCCGATTGGACGGTGGGATGCTGGCGTACACCGATCAGACGTGGACCAGCGATTTCACCGATCCGGTTTATCGCATGAAGATTATGAATGGTTTTTCGTTATTCTTCCCGCTTAAAACGTTCGTCTCCCACTTTACGATGTCGCCTAATCTGCAGGATTCACGGGTGACGCCGCTTCGAACGCGGGCGCTGCTGAGTCTGGTCGGCGTGACCGGCATTGAATGTCCGCCGAGCCAACTCAGTCCTGCCGAAGCCGCAGCGGTCAAGGCCAGCTTTGCCTTTTACAAAGCCAACCGCGCCGAATTGCAAAACGGCAGCCTTTATCGCCTCCATCCCAGCCATCCGAATCAGGATCAGGTCTGCTGGCTCATCACCGACGAGGCGAAAACCAAGGCGATCGTCCTGACGTCAGCCGGAGTCATTGCGCCGATTTCCCACTATCAGCATGTCCTGCTGCACTATCTGCGTCCGACCATGTCGTATCAGATTAACGACAAAAAGACCGCAACCGGTGCGGAGTTGAACTTTGCCGGCGTGACCTTGCCGCTGGCGCATGGTGACTTTTCCGCAACCTTGATGACATTGCAGGCCGTCAGCCATCTGCCGCAAACAACGACGCAAGCGAATGGCGATATCGCTAAGTTGCCGTTTTAG
- a CDS encoding (Fe-S)-binding protein gives MRVVIFSTCIVDLFFPNVGAAMTEVLERFGCETFMPVKQICCGQPTYNSGYVKASQKVFRNEIDALLSVDADYIVGPAGSCVNMLREYRILLKDDPEYAEKAKEVADKTYEFSQFLYRVLNVIDAGAELDAKATYHRSCHMTRLLGERTAPFKLLDHVKDLQMEPLPHIENCCGFGGMFSAKEPEISKQMVDEKVDDVLSTGAQVLISADPSCLMNIAGRFSRRNEKIKIMHIAEVLNHNVNPERIKFHEPLGVEQEVRP, from the coding sequence ATGAGAGTCGTTATTTTCTCCACCTGTATCGTGGATCTTTTCTTTCCCAATGTTGGGGCGGCGATGACCGAAGTGCTTGAGCGGTTTGGGTGTGAAACGTTTATGCCGGTCAAACAGATTTGTTGCGGTCAGCCAACCTATAACTCTGGCTATGTGAAAGCCAGTCAAAAGGTATTCCGCAACGAAATCGATGCGTTGTTGTCGGTGGACGCCGATTATATTGTCGGGCCAGCCGGTTCTTGCGTGAACATGTTGCGGGAATACCGGATTTTGCTGAAGGATGATCCCGAATATGCGGAAAAAGCCAAGGAAGTCGCGGACAAAACGTACGAGTTTTCCCAATTTCTATATCGCGTGCTGAATGTCATCGATGCCGGAGCCGAATTGGACGCCAAGGCTACCTATCACCGTTCCTGTCACATGACGCGGTTGCTCGGTGAGCGCACGGCGCCGTTTAAGCTGCTGGATCATGTGAAGGATTTGCAGATGGAACCGTTGCCGCACATCGAAAACTGTTGCGGCTTTGGCGGGATGTTCTCTGCTAAGGAGCCGGAAATCTCCAAACAAATGGTCGATGAAAAAGTTGACGATGTGTTGAGCACCGGCGCACAGGTTCTGATTTCAGCCGATCCGTCTTGCCTGATGAACATTGCCGGCCGTTTTTCCCGGCGAAATGAAAAGATCAAGATCATGCATATCGCGGAAGTTTTGAACCACAATGTTAATCCGGAGCGGATCAAGTTCCATGAGCCGCTTGGGGTCGAACAGGAGGTGCGCCCATGA
- a CDS encoding PTS sugar transporter subunit IIC produces the protein MNAFIGWLNRHIVPVAAKIGSIRWLVALRDAFIAIMPAMMAGAVSTVLNVLIRDIPTQFKWMGIVNSMQWLIGINAMVWTGTLAILGLLFAFTFGYHLAVQYQVEPVTGGIVVLGTFIMSLPQNFTLALKGTLGKGATKLITDAGGVVDGKNVSMWGFFNFNKFFGSYGFFTVMIMGALAMTLYIWLMKKNVTIRMPESVPPAIAKAFTGIIPATAALYLAGIVNYLFSVNKTTVIEFIATIVQEPLLNMSQGFWAVLLMTLLVQIFWFFGLHGTNVLGPVLDSIWLTAQIANMNAFMKGEALPFVWTRNAFDLYAWIGGAGSTLLLLIAILMFSKRDDQRTVAKLSIAPGCFNVNEPVMFGLPIVLDPIYFIPFIAAPVVMVSIAYGAHMLGWVSPVKNQIVWSMPPFVNSIIATMDWRAPILQAVNMVIGFLIYVPFVKAANKLDPELHMTEPPVEKTKEATDDDRNLEGDAI, from the coding sequence ATGAATGCATTTATTGGTTGGCTGAACCGGCATATCGTCCCGGTCGCAGCAAAGATTGGATCGATTCGCTGGTTAGTCGCATTACGTGACGCGTTTATCGCGATCATGCCGGCGATGATGGCCGGCGCGGTATCCACCGTCTTGAACGTTTTGATTCGGGACATCCCGACCCAGTTCAAGTGGATGGGTATCGTCAACAGCATGCAATGGCTCATCGGCATCAACGCCATGGTGTGGACCGGAACCCTAGCCATTTTAGGCCTGCTCTTCGCCTTTACGTTCGGTTACCACCTAGCCGTTCAGTACCAAGTGGAACCGGTGACCGGCGGGATTGTTGTGCTCGGCACGTTCATCATGAGCCTGCCGCAAAACTTCACCTTAGCGTTAAAAGGCACACTCGGTAAGGGCGCGACTAAACTCATCACCGATGCCGGTGGCGTTGTAGACGGCAAAAACGTCAGCATGTGGGGCTTCTTCAACTTCAACAAGTTCTTCGGCTCCTATGGCTTCTTCACCGTCATGATCATGGGCGCCCTTGCCATGACCCTCTACATCTGGTTAATGAAGAAAAACGTCACGATTCGCATGCCAGAATCGGTGCCGCCAGCCATCGCCAAGGCATTCACCGGGATCATTCCCGCCACCGCCGCGCTATACCTGGCCGGCATCGTGAATTACCTGTTCAGCGTCAACAAGACCACCGTCATCGAGTTCATCGCCACGATTGTTCAGGAACCACTTTTGAACATGTCCCAAGGCTTCTGGGCGGTGTTACTGATGACGCTGCTGGTACAGATTTTCTGGTTCTTCGGTCTCCACGGCACCAACGTCTTGGGCCCGGTTTTGGACTCGATCTGGTTAACCGCCCAAATCGCCAATATGAATGCATTCATGAAAGGCGAAGCACTACCGTTTGTTTGGACCCGTAACGCCTTCGATCTGTATGCATGGATCGGTGGGGCCGGCAGTACTTTACTGTTACTGATCGCCATCCTCATGTTCTCCAAGCGTGACGACCAGCGTACCGTGGCGAAGCTCTCAATTGCGCCTGGCTGCTTTAACGTCAACGAACCGGTGATGTTCGGACTGCCAATTGTGCTCGATCCGATTTACTTCATTCCATTCATCGCGGCACCGGTTGTGATGGTCTCGATCGCGTACGGCGCACACATGCTAGGCTGGGTATCGCCAGTCAAGAACCAAATCGTGTGGTCTATGCCGCCATTTGTCAACTCGATCATCGCCACCATGGATTGGCGCGCACCGATTCTGCAAGCCGTGAACATGGTCATCGGCTTCCTGATTTATGTACCATTCGTCAAGGCGGCCAATAAGCTGGATCCGGAACTGCACATGACCGAACCGCCAGTAGAAAAAACCAAAGAAGCAACCGATGACGATCGCAACCTAGAAGGTGATGCGATTTGA
- a CDS encoding LutB/LldF family L-lactate oxidation iron-sulfur protein — protein MTISTSDKPFLERVKESEQDKFMQASVAKSQDAQWDKREASRKELGNWPQWRDLGEQIRQHVIKYLPDYLEEFSDNIEKRGGHVYFAKTDKEAAAYITNLAKEKQAHKIVKSKSMVTTEINLDKELLKIPGTQLMETDLAEFILQEDDWAEPTHIVFPALAKNRDQVKEIFDKLGYEGDNDPEHLARFAREYLRRYFLQADFGITGCNFAIADSGLINLVTNEGNADLTMAIPKTQVVVMGMERIVPSLKEAETLDNMLSRSAVGQKLTSYCSFSGKQVEGEADGPEDFHVVIVDNGRSNALGTPFEPVLQCIRCGACLNVCPVYRHIGGHGYGSIYPGPIGAVLSPVLDGYEKFGDLPFASSLCAACTETCPVRIPLHHLLIKHREVMMDKLKTDHSFSDKIMKMVGVGTSAPVLFNMALDMDHAMMGVLSTKDQGSVENEYNSGRIKQTGMMPKLARGWTDVRDLPRPPKKNENFRHWFKQHKAALEAQKHD, from the coding sequence ATGACTATTTCAACCAGTGACAAGCCGTTCTTGGAGCGGGTTAAGGAATCAGAACAAGACAAATTCATGCAAGCCAGTGTCGCCAAGTCCCAGGATGCCCAGTGGGACAAGCGGGAAGCTTCGCGTAAGGAGCTCGGCAACTGGCCGCAATGGCGGGATCTAGGCGAACAGATTCGCCAACATGTTATTAAGTACTTACCGGATTATCTGGAAGAATTTAGCGATAACATCGAAAAGCGTGGCGGTCACGTTTATTTTGCCAAAACCGACAAAGAAGCGGCTGCGTACATTACAAACCTCGCCAAGGAAAAGCAGGCACATAAAATTGTGAAGTCCAAGTCGATGGTCACCACGGAGATCAACCTGGATAAGGAATTATTGAAGATTCCCGGCACCCAGTTGATGGAAACCGATTTGGCGGAATTTATTTTGCAAGAAGACGATTGGGCGGAGCCAACGCACATTGTCTTTCCAGCGTTAGCTAAAAACCGCGATCAAGTCAAAGAAATCTTTGACAAACTCGGTTATGAAGGCGACAACGATCCGGAACATCTGGCGCGGTTTGCCCGGGAATACCTGCGCCGTTACTTCTTACAGGCAGACTTCGGGATTACCGGCTGTAATTTTGCGATCGCCGATTCCGGGCTGATTAATTTGGTCACCAATGAAGGTAACGCCGATCTGACCATGGCCATTCCGAAGACACAGGTGGTTGTGATGGGGATGGAACGGATTGTGCCGAGCCTGAAAGAAGCCGAGACGCTGGACAATATGCTGTCGCGGTCAGCGGTTGGCCAGAAGCTGACCAGTTACTGCTCCTTCTCCGGCAAGCAAGTTGAAGGCGAAGCAGACGGTCCCGAAGACTTTCACGTAGTCATTGTCGACAACGGCCGCAGCAATGCGCTCGGCACCCCGTTTGAACCGGTGCTGCAGTGTATCCGTTGCGGGGCCTGCCTCAATGTCTGCCCGGTTTATCGTCACATCGGCGGACACGGCTACGGCTCGATTTACCCCGGACCGATCGGCGCGGTGCTGTCCCCAGTGCTAGACGGCTATGAAAAGTTCGGCGACTTGCCGTTTGCCTCCAGCCTTTGTGCTGCCTGCACCGAAACCTGCCCTGTCCGCATTCCATTGCATCATCTGCTGATCAAGCATCGCGAAGTCATGATGGACAAGCTGAAGACGGATCATAGTTTTAGCGACAAAATTATGAAAATGGTCGGTGTCGGCACCAGTGCACCGGTTCTGTTCAACATGGCACTTGATATGGATCATGCGATGATGGGCGTTTTATCTACCAAAGACCAAGGCAGCGTTGAAAATGAATACAATAGCGGCCGGATCAAACAAACCGGCATGATGCCGAAGCTGGCGCGCGGTTGGACCGATGTGCGTGACTTGCCACGGCCGCCGAAGAAGAACGAGAACTTCCGCCACTGGTTCAAACAACACAAAGCAGCATTGGAGGCGCAAAAACATGATTGA
- the efp gene encoding elongation factor P, producing MTEAIDLKAGMVFVKDGKLIKVLESNHHKPGKGNTVMQMKLYDVRSGANVTTTMRPSEKVEIAIMDRKKATYLYTQDDTAYFMDSDTYEQYEVPTASIARELKYMLPNVPVEIEFYGDEVIGLELPGTVELEVTDTQPAVKGGTVAGGGKPATLETGLVVTVPDFVKAGEKILVTTDTGTYKSRAQK from the coding sequence ATGACAGAAGCAATCGATTTGAAGGCCGGAATGGTCTTTGTTAAGGACGGCAAGTTGATTAAGGTTTTGGAATCGAATCATCATAAGCCAGGCAAGGGTAATACCGTGATGCAGATGAAGCTGTATGATGTGCGTTCCGGTGCCAACGTGACCACGACGATGCGGCCGAGTGAAAAGGTCGAAATTGCGATCATGGATCGTAAAAAGGCCACTTATCTGTATACGCAAGACGACACCGCTTATTTCATGGACAGTGATACCTATGAACAGTATGAGGTCCCAACTGCCAGCATCGCGCGCGAGCTTAAGTACATGTTGCCAAATGTGCCGGTCGAAATTGAATTCTATGGCGATGAAGTGATTGGCCTTGAGCTGCCGGGAACGGTTGAGCTTGAAGTCACCGATACGCAGCCAGCGGTTAAAGGCGGCACAGTGGCAGGCGGCGGCAAGCCAGCCACGCTTGAAACTGGCTTGGTCGTTACTGTACCCGATTTTGTCAAAGCCGGGGAAAAGATTTTGGTTACCACTGACACTGGTACTTACAAGAGTCGTGCCCAGAAGTAA
- a CDS encoding DUF3284 domain-containing protein: MKIIMNLPVAPNVFFNQLQQSALADIRQHTGREPLPKSLRGFSYAKNWPNGRTALLTITEFEPNSVYAYELATPRDDFKVRYQLTPLENGKSRLVYEESLVAKSARGAANNRASGFLLGWFRKRRFKKMARQMCAT, translated from the coding sequence ATGAAGATTATTATGAATTTACCCGTGGCACCGAACGTCTTTTTCAATCAATTGCAACAATCTGCCTTAGCCGATATTCGCCAGCACACCGGGCGCGAACCGCTGCCTAAAAGTCTGCGCGGGTTCAGTTACGCCAAAAATTGGCCGAATGGACGCACGGCGCTGCTGACCATCACCGAGTTCGAACCTAACTCAGTCTATGCGTATGAATTGGCAACGCCACGGGATGATTTTAAAGTCCGCTATCAATTAACCCCACTGGAAAACGGTAAAAGTCGGCTCGTCTATGAAGAGTCACTTGTCGCCAAAAGTGCGCGTGGTGCCGCCAACAATCGTGCCAGCGGTTTTTTGCTCGGGTGGTTCCGTAAACGGCGCTTTAAAAAAATGGCCCGCCAGATGTGTGCTACCTGA
- a CDS encoding PTS lactose/cellobiose transporter subunit IIA — protein sequence MHEVNEETIMGLIMAGGNAKSEAFEAIQTAKTGNFSEADHHLKLADEALVTAHNVQTELLTAEASGEHATISLLMVHAQDHLMNAITFRDLAGEVVAVYQRLAEVTVVTD from the coding sequence ATGCATGAAGTAAACGAAGAAACGATTATGGGCTTGATTATGGCCGGTGGTAACGCTAAAAGTGAGGCCTTTGAAGCCATTCAGACAGCGAAAACCGGCAACTTCAGCGAAGCGGATCACCATTTAAAATTGGCTGATGAAGCATTGGTGACGGCTCACAATGTGCAGACTGAGTTGTTGACAGCCGAGGCAAGCGGCGAGCATGCGACGATTTCGTTGCTGATGGTGCATGCGCAGGATCACTTAATGAATGCAATCACGTTTCGCGATTTAGCTGGCGAAGTCGTGGCAGTGTATCAGCGCTTGGCGGAAGTAACCGTGGTGACTGATTAA
- the wecB gene encoding non-hydrolyzing UDP-N-acetylglucosamine 2-epimerase has product MAKIKVMTVFGTRPEAIKMAPVVLGLKQRHDEFDEVTVVTGQHRGMLDQVLTIFHIQPRYDLNIMKSQQTLADITSSVLLKLGQIIAREQPDIVLVHGDTTTTFAASISAFYQQTKVGHVEAGLRTWNKYSPYPEEMNRQLTDVLSDLYFAPTAQSRANLLQEHHPDKQIFVTGNTAIDALDQTVQDNYHHEVLDLIDPNKKMILVTMHRRENQGEPMRRVFKVMRDVVESHPDIEIIYPVHLNPVVQEAADSILGHHQRIHLIEPLDVVDFHNLAARSYFIMTDSGGVQEEAPSLGKPVLVLRDTTERPEGVQAGTLKLVGTDPQTVNTAMLQLLDDQTEYQRMANAKNPYGDGHASQRILDAILYAFGKQQARPAPFK; this is encoded by the coding sequence TTGGCAAAAATTAAAGTGATGACAGTCTTCGGGACCCGGCCGGAAGCAATCAAAATGGCGCCGGTCGTTCTGGGGCTTAAACAGCGGCATGACGAGTTTGATGAGGTTACTGTGGTCACTGGCCAGCATCGCGGCATGTTGGATCAGGTGTTGACGATTTTCCATATTCAGCCGCGCTACGACTTAAACATTATGAAATCGCAACAGACACTGGCAGACATTACAAGTAGTGTTTTGTTAAAGCTTGGACAGATCATCGCCAGAGAACAGCCGGATATCGTGCTAGTTCATGGCGATACGACCACGACATTTGCGGCTAGCATTTCGGCCTTTTATCAACAAACCAAAGTCGGTCACGTCGAAGCGGGGCTGCGTACTTGGAACAAGTACAGCCCGTATCCGGAAGAAATGAATCGGCAGTTAACTGATGTTTTAAGCGATCTTTATTTTGCGCCGACAGCTCAGAGCCGCGCCAATCTGTTGCAGGAACATCATCCCGACAAGCAGATCTTTGTGACTGGCAACACGGCGATTGATGCACTCGATCAAACGGTTCAGGATAATTATCATCACGAGGTTTTGGACTTAATCGATCCCAACAAGAAAATGATTCTGGTCACGATGCATCGTCGCGAAAATCAAGGCGAACCAATGCGCCGCGTCTTCAAAGTGATGCGGGATGTTGTTGAAAGTCATCCAGATATCGAGATCATCTACCCAGTGCATTTAAATCCAGTGGTTCAGGAGGCGGCTGATTCGATTTTAGGGCATCACCAACGGATTCATCTGATTGAACCGCTGGACGTGGTCGACTTCCATAACTTAGCCGCGCGCAGCTATTTCATCATGACCGATTCCGGTGGAGTGCAGGAAGAAGCACCTTCATTGGGCAAACCGGTTTTGGTGTTACGCGACACTACCGAGCGGCCGGAGGGGGTTCAGGCTGGGACCCTGAAGTTGGTCGGCACCGATCCGCAGACGGTTAACACGGCGATGCTGCAGTTGCTGGATGACCAGACTGAATATCAACGCATGGCTAATGCCAAGAATCCATATGGCGATGGCCATGCATCGCAGCGAATTTTAGATGCGATTTTGTATGCATTCGGGAAACAGCAGGCGCGACCAGCACCATTTAAATGA